In Salarias fasciatus chromosome 13, fSalaFa1.1, whole genome shotgun sequence, the sequence TGAAACCAGAGGCTGGAGCAGTGTGTCCTGATGCTCGGAGGAACGAGGAGGATGCCATGGTGCATGTTTTACCAATCTTTCCATTGAAATtactcatatatatatatattttacttttactgaaaGTTGTAACATTTCTGTCACTGCTGCTTTTCCTCAGAACCGGTGGACTCTTGAAAACAGGCTGGAGAAAACTCAGCTAAAGTGCAAAGAGGGTGAGAACATCATGGCCAACTACCTGAAACTGAAAAGCCACCTGCAGGTTTGTCCAGCACACATTATGATTGATTCTTTCTGTCCAGTTTGTCTTCACACTGAAACCCTGGATGTCCAGTGCGCTGATGGACTGTGTTACTGTAACCAGTGGTAGCGCTGCACAACCACATCTAGGACTATATTACTGGACTATGGTCAACTAAGATCAAACTACATAAGAAGGGAAACAGAATATGCCTGAAATCAATCTCACACTTTAATTCAGTGAATCCAAGTAATCTAACTTTTTTCatcgtctccctcctccttcaggaTGAGAGCCTGACTTTCCAGGGCCAGTTAGACAGCCTGAAAGAAGAAATCCTGAAGCACAGAGAGGAACTTCAGGGCATGCAGCTCATTTACAAGGAGGCAAAGGTCGCGAAAGAAGAGTTCAAGGTGACCTGCGACCCGGTCTGCACAGCAGCCGACAGCACGCATGTCCCCAGTGGAGTCACATGGAGAAGCATCACTGTTCAGCGGCGTGTTTCTAAAGCCTCTTTCCTCGCTGTCTTTGTGTTCCTTCTCATTGTTCCTCCTCCAGGCAGAGATGCAGCGACTGGAGGAGCGGCTCCACAGGGAGCGCAAGGAACGAGAGCGAGTCGTCGCAAGTTACAGAAGAAACTTTGAGGAGTGCAAAGCCGAGGCTGAAAAGAATGAGCGGAGGGTGAGACGCTGGCTGACCCAAGATGTGTCTTTCTACTGGATTCTCATGCACTGGTTGAGGAGTTTCACATCCAAATGAAGTGTTTGCTGTGAAGAGTCAGCCGTCTGAATTATCAATAGCTTGTTGAATTTCACTGCACCACAGAGCGTCAGATCACATCTATCCatggcttcattttcaaagccCTTCCACCTCCACCATGATATCTTGAACTGCTTTTGCACAGCGCCGTGCATGCGGAGAAGTGTCAGTCTCTGTGATCTGCAGGCTCAGAGAACTGCGATGCAGCCGGATGAAGTGAGCAGCGAGGCCCAGCGCAGCGCCACCAGGATGGAGGCTGAAGAGGAGAAAGCCATTTCCACCTTTGAAGAGGTCTACAGGAATGTGAAGGAGGCCACTGGAGCCACAAATGTACAGGTGAGCGCttgaagaagaaacagacacTTCAGCTGAGTGTGAGAGAAACACACTGCATCAGTTCATATGCAGACAACCTGAAGATGGAGGGATTTCTGTGGGTTTGTTCTCATGTTTTAGGAGATAGTGGAGCGATTCACTTCTCAAAGGGACACATATCAACACCTGGAGGAAGTGAAAGTGGAAAACGAGgcagtcctgctgcagctgaaggagcAGAAAAAGCTCCTGAGCCAACAGCTTGACAATCTGAAGTACTGTGGGGAGGCCAGACTGTCCAGGTGAGACCCTGGTCCAGTGGACGTTCATCAATGCAGATGATCAGTCCAGacttttcccatgatgcatgCAGCTGCCGAGCTCGATGACAAACCGCCAGCCGTTCTCTGTGGTTTGATCAGCGAGCGACGGACGCTGGAGGAgagcgagcagcagctgcaggctcaGCAGCAGAAGAGCAAACCGGCCaaagagaatctggaccggCTGATTAAAACTCTGGGCGCCGCCCGGGCTGGAGTCGAGCACCTGGCAGAAAAACTCCAACACATCTCAGCGGTAAAAGAATCAACATTTAATGATTATAAACTATGTCCTTTACCTCAAGTCCTTTTTCTTTGATCGATATTCAAAAATGTCCACGTCCAACTGgattggtcctggtccagagtgAAGACCCAGATGCTGACGTTCAGCCACACTCGGAGGAGATGGTGGTGGAGCTTCTGAAGCAGTGTCAGCTGAAGCTCCAGGCCATGAGCACGGAGCTGGAAGAGACCGACCTGGCTGCCGTCATgaaggagatggaggaagaggcggTGAGAGGAACGCTTCGCATCCTGTCCACCAGCTGCCTCCACATCAGTCAAATTTCAGTTCACATTCCACAGTTCAACAGATGAACTCAGACTCTGTTTATTTGATTCtcaaaagattaaaagaaataaactttGTACGAAACATAATGATTTTAGGGATTAACATAAGAAACAGTCAGTGAGTGTT encodes:
- the odad3 gene encoding coiled-coil domain-containing protein 151; the protein is MNEEQQRDEKKMAFNKIKPSLYDQITELQRKIQLLEGGRNAHYESSRSIIEKNSEALRQLRQENKRLYRELADVNAGDEHVIRAAFHNRGLEKHAFRNMSEEEALTTLEQRRLSETKQLNALKHKTKTYQRRLEELKEEYERLKPEAGAVCPDARRNEEDAMNRWTLENRLEKTQLKCKEGENIMANYLKLKSHLQDESLTFQGQLDSLKEEILKHREELQGMQLIYKEAKVAKEEFKAEMQRLEERLHRERKERERVVASYRRNFEECKAEAEKNERRAQRTAMQPDEVSSEAQRSATRMEAEEEKAISTFEEVYRNVKEATGATNVQEIVERFTSQRDTYQHLEEVKVENEAVLLQLKEQKKLLSQQLDNLKYCGEARLSSERRTLEESEQQLQAQQQKSKPAKENLDRLIKTLGAARAGVEHLAEKLQHISASEDPDADVQPHSEEMVVELLKQCQLKLQAMSTELEETDLAAVMKEMEEEAFLVRMEGKLPEYNTRIKLPGDQTQELFDDEDEREEDEADVVSREALKRQSQLIIDSNPKKKPWKKKKGKF